A window of Opitutus sp. ER46 contains these coding sequences:
- the rplB gene encoding 50S ribosomal protein L2, whose product MALKIFRPLTPAGRFTSLNKTTAELTNKRPERTLLENKNKSGGRNVYGRVTSRHRGGGHKQLYRIVDFRRDIRDMPAKVQALEYDPNRSANLALVAYANGEKRYIIAPRGLKVGDSIFASDKATTNDFNVGNNFPLAIIPPSTRLHCVELVPGRGAQIARSAGAGLELVAVENGKATLKMPSGELRVVHPNCRATIGEVGNTDHNQQSLGKAGRKRWLGIRPTVRGMAMNPVDHPNGGGQGKSKGGGGRQQLVSPWGQLAKGFPTRRRSKPSNAQIIVHHNGRKPRGQK is encoded by the coding sequence ATGGCACTCAAAATTTTTCGCCCGCTTACGCCCGCCGGTCGTTTCACCTCGCTGAACAAGACCACCGCGGAGCTCACCAACAAGCGTCCGGAGCGCACCCTCCTCGAGAACAAGAACAAGTCGGGCGGCCGCAACGTCTACGGCCGCGTGACCTCGCGTCACCGGGGCGGCGGCCACAAGCAGCTGTACCGCATCGTGGACTTCCGTCGCGATATTCGCGACATGCCCGCGAAGGTGCAGGCGCTGGAGTACGATCCGAATCGTTCGGCCAACCTCGCGCTCGTCGCGTACGCCAACGGTGAGAAGCGTTACATCATCGCCCCCCGTGGCCTGAAGGTTGGCGACAGCATCTTCGCCTCCGACAAGGCGACGACCAACGACTTTAACGTCGGCAACAATTTCCCGCTGGCGATCATCCCGCCGTCGACCCGCCTGCACTGCGTCGAGCTCGTTCCCGGTCGTGGCGCTCAGATCGCGCGTTCCGCTGGCGCCGGCCTGGAGCTGGTCGCGGTCGAGAACGGCAAGGCGACGCTGAAGATGCCGTCCGGCGAGCTTCGGGTTGTCCACCCGAACTGCCGCGCGACCATCGGCGAAGTCGGCAACACCGACCATAACCAGCAGTCGCTGGGCAAGGCCGGTCGCAAGCGGTGGCTGGGCATTCGCCCGACCGTTCGTGGTATGGCGATGAACCCGGTCGATCATCCCAACGGTGGTGGTCAGGGTAAGTCCAAGGGTGGTGGTGGCCGTCAGCAGCTCGTCTCCCCGTGGGGCCAGCTCGCGAAGGGCTTCCCGACCCGTCGCCGTTCGAAGCCCTCGAACGCGCAGATCATCGTCCACCACAATGGTCGCAAGCCGCGCGGCCAGAAGTAA
- the rpmC gene encoding 50S ribosomal protein L29, with translation MTSKEIRELSVTEIETKLRETREQLLQLRLRKQTGQVEKTHELRTLRKDIARLESIRTEKKAKAPAAA, from the coding sequence ATGACTTCAAAAGAAATCCGCGAACTCTCGGTCACCGAGATCGAGACCAAGCTCCGCGAGACCCGCGAGCAACTCCTCCAGCTCCGCCTGCGCAAGCAGACCGGCCAGGTCGAGAAAACCCACGAGCTCCGCACGCTCCGCAAGGACATTGCCCGGCTCGAAAGCATCCGCACCGAAAAGAAAGCGAAAGCTCCGGCCGCCGCCTAA
- the rpsQ gene encoding 30S ribosomal protein S17: MSTATPGQRSARKTVVGVVSSRSGDKSIKVVVPFKTPHPRYHKVVNRQTVLHVHDEKNETKVGDQVEIMETRPMSRLKRWRVVAVLQKAVTAAGAISETDVAAAVPTKTTKPNEAPVQPESKA, from the coding sequence ATGTCCACCGCCACTCCAGGCCAGCGCAGCGCGCGCAAAACCGTCGTCGGTGTCGTCTCCAGTCGCTCCGGCGACAAGTCGATCAAAGTCGTCGTCCCTTTCAAGACGCCGCATCCCCGTTATCACAAGGTCGTCAACCGCCAGACCGTCCTCCACGTCCATGACGAAAAGAACGAGACCAAGGTCGGTGACCAGGTCGAGATCATGGAAACCCGCCCGATGAGCCGGCTGAAGCGCTGGCGCGTGGTCGCGGTTCTGCAGAAGGCCGTCACCGCCGCCGGAGCCATTTCCGAGACCGACGTTGCCGCCGCCGTGCCGACGAAGACCACCAAGCCGAACGAGGCTCCCGTGCAGCCCGAGTCGAAGGCCTGA
- the rplD gene encoding 50S ribosomal protein L4, protein MKLTVFSPDGTKSTEKDFNFPTFEGDKGLQAVKEVIVAINANNRQGTASTKTRGEVSGGGKKPWRQKGTGRARAGSTRSPLWGGGGVVFGPKPRDYSKKINAKVKQLAFSRALFDRATAGEIAVIEAFDTKLTKTKAFNQVVSRIAPKGRVLLVDAPFAAEAARASRNIDRVSLQEAATLNTLDLAQYAKIVVSTKAIEAILARVNGGKN, encoded by the coding sequence ATGAAACTCACCGTTTTCTCTCCCGACGGCACGAAGAGCACCGAGAAGGACTTCAACTTTCCGACCTTCGAAGGCGACAAGGGCCTTCAGGCGGTCAAGGAAGTCATCGTCGCCATCAACGCGAACAACCGCCAAGGCACGGCGTCGACCAAGACCCGTGGCGAGGTCAGCGGCGGCGGCAAGAAGCCGTGGCGCCAGAAGGGCACCGGCCGCGCTCGCGCCGGTTCGACCCGCTCCCCCCTCTGGGGCGGCGGTGGTGTCGTGTTTGGCCCGAAGCCCCGGGACTACTCGAAGAAGATCAACGCCAAGGTGAAACAGCTGGCTTTCAGCCGCGCGCTGTTTGATCGCGCAACGGCCGGCGAAATCGCCGTGATCGAGGCGTTCGACACAAAGCTGACGAAGACCAAGGCGTTCAACCAGGTCGTGAGCCGTATCGCCCCCAAGGGCCGCGTGCTCCTCGTGGATGCGCCGTTCGCCGCCGAGGCCGCCCGCGCTTCGCGGAACATCGACCGCGTCTCCCTCCAGGAGGCCGCAACGCTCAACACTCTCGATCTCGCGCAATACGCGAAGATCGTTGTCAGCACCAAAGCCATCGAGGCCATCCTCGCCCGCGTGAATGGAGGCAAGAACTAA
- the rpsS gene encoding 30S ribosomal protein S19 has translation MARSIKKGFYVDYHLLEKIEKSVKAGNKKPIQTWSRRSTITPDFVGQTFSVHNGKAFIAVYVTENMVGHKLGEFAPTRTFKAHGGMTRKEI, from the coding sequence ATGGCACGTTCCATCAAAAAAGGCTTCTACGTCGACTACCACCTGCTCGAGAAGATCGAGAAATCGGTGAAGGCCGGCAACAAGAAGCCCATCCAGACCTGGTCCCGCCGCTCGACGATCACCCCCGACTTCGTCGGCCAGACGTTCAGCGTGCACAATGGCAAGGCGTTCATCGCCGTTTACGTCACCGAGAACATGGTCGGCCATAAGCTGGGCGAGTTCGCTCCGACCCGCACCTTCAAGGCGCACGGTGGCATGACCCGCAAGGAGATCTAA
- the rplW gene encoding 50S ribosomal protein L23, giving the protein MQADKVLRTVRLSEKSNKLSAELGQYTFEVDRGANKHQIAQAVEETFKVTVRRVNVQNYRGKNKRSRQGRPSVGSDYKKAIVTLKAGDKIELV; this is encoded by the coding sequence ATGCAAGCCGACAAAGTCCTCAGAACCGTCCGTCTCTCCGAGAAGTCCAACAAGCTTTCCGCTGAGCTGGGCCAGTACACCTTCGAAGTCGACCGCGGCGCTAACAAGCACCAGATCGCCCAGGCGGTGGAAGAGACGTTCAAAGTGACGGTTCGGCGCGTGAACGTCCAAAACTACCGGGGCAAGAACAAGCGCAGCCGCCAAGGCCGCCCCAGCGTCGGGTCCGACTACAAGAAGGCCATCGTGACGCTCAAGGCCGGCGACAAGATCGAGCTCGTCTAA
- the fusA gene encoding elongation factor G has translation MSATAAPAITVVTDKAKISPANAKDRPFPLEWTRNIGIAAHIDAGKTTTTERILFYSGAVHKMGEVHEGTTVTDWMEQERERGITITAAAISCAWNASCGPWKGIKQRINIIDTPGHVDFTAEVERSLRVLDGAVAVFCAVAGVQPQSETVWRQANKYRVPRVAFINKMDRTGADFFRAVREMREKLKANAHPLFIPIGKEENFSGMIDLVQNTAYLFDETSDPLGMNPVTSEIPAEYKDQTKEYRDKLIEAVSDFDDVIAEKYLSGEEITVNELMLGIRKATISLQFTGVVPGSAFKKKGVQRLLDCVVNYLPSPVDVPPMIGQDSDGKEVAAVVDDKSKLAGLAFKLWTDPFVGKLVFYRVYTGKLLKGMSVYNPRTRRSERVSRLVLMRAIDREEIDVAFSGDICAVVGVKEVITGDTLCDEDFDIRLEPPSFPEPVISMSIEPNSKGDQEKMSTALQRLVAEDPTLRVKTDPDTGQTILAGMGELHLDIIRDRMKREFKVEATAGKPQIAYRETVTKLAEGEGKFIRQSGGKGQYGHVIVKLEPNEKGKGVEVINEIVGGAIPKEFVKPATEGILEGTNNGVVAGYPVVDVKVRIIDGSFHEVDSSELAFKMAGIFALKEAMKKANPILLEPIMGVEVTTPEDYQGDLMGDINRRRGSIQGMENKNGACIISAHVPLETLFGYVTDIRSLSKGRASASITPSHFEQVPNSLLAKIVETSSKAPART, from the coding sequence ATGTCTGCTACCGCTGCACCGGCCATCACTGTCGTCACCGACAAGGCCAAGATTTCCCCTGCCAACGCCAAGGACCGTCCGTTCCCGCTGGAATGGACGCGCAATATTGGCATCGCCGCGCACATCGACGCCGGCAAGACCACGACCACGGAGCGCATTCTTTTCTACTCCGGCGCCGTCCACAAAATGGGCGAGGTCCACGAGGGCACGACCGTCACCGACTGGATGGAACAGGAGCGCGAACGTGGCATCACGATCACCGCGGCCGCCATCTCTTGCGCCTGGAATGCTTCTTGTGGCCCGTGGAAGGGCATCAAGCAGCGGATTAACATCATCGACACTCCCGGACACGTGGATTTCACGGCCGAGGTCGAACGTTCCTTGCGCGTGCTTGACGGTGCCGTCGCCGTGTTCTGCGCAGTCGCTGGCGTGCAGCCCCAATCCGAGACGGTCTGGCGGCAGGCGAACAAGTACCGCGTTCCTCGCGTCGCGTTCATCAACAAGATGGATCGTACGGGCGCCGACTTTTTCCGCGCGGTCCGCGAGATGCGCGAGAAGCTGAAGGCCAACGCGCACCCGCTGTTCATTCCGATCGGCAAGGAGGAAAATTTCTCCGGCATGATCGATCTGGTCCAGAATACCGCCTACCTCTTCGACGAGACCTCGGATCCGCTCGGGATGAACCCGGTGACGTCCGAGATCCCCGCCGAGTACAAGGACCAGACGAAGGAGTACCGCGACAAGCTCATCGAGGCGGTTTCCGACTTCGACGATGTGATCGCGGAAAAGTATCTCAGCGGCGAGGAGATCACGGTCAACGAGCTGATGCTCGGCATTCGCAAGGCGACCATCTCTCTCCAGTTCACCGGCGTCGTCCCGGGCTCCGCCTTCAAGAAGAAGGGTGTGCAGCGCCTCCTCGATTGCGTGGTCAACTATCTTCCGAGCCCTGTCGACGTCCCGCCGATGATCGGCCAGGACAGCGATGGCAAGGAAGTTGCCGCCGTCGTCGACGACAAGAGCAAGCTGGCCGGCCTCGCGTTCAAGCTCTGGACCGACCCGTTCGTCGGCAAGCTGGTGTTCTACCGCGTGTACACGGGCAAGCTCCTCAAGGGCATGTCGGTCTACAACCCGCGCACCCGCCGCTCCGAGCGCGTCTCGCGCCTCGTCTTGATGCGCGCGATCGACCGTGAGGAAATCGACGTCGCGTTTTCGGGCGACATTTGCGCGGTGGTCGGCGTCAAGGAGGTCATCACTGGTGACACCCTCTGTGACGAGGACTTCGACATTCGTCTTGAGCCGCCGTCCTTCCCCGAGCCCGTCATCTCCATGTCCATCGAGCCGAATTCGAAGGGCGACCAGGAGAAGATGTCGACCGCGCTGCAGCGGTTGGTGGCCGAGGATCCGACGCTGCGCGTCAAGACCGATCCCGACACCGGCCAAACCATTCTCGCCGGCATGGGCGAGCTTCACCTCGACATCATCCGCGACCGCATGAAGCGCGAGTTCAAGGTTGAGGCGACCGCGGGCAAGCCGCAGATCGCCTACCGTGAAACCGTGACCAAGCTGGCGGAAGGCGAGGGCAAGTTCATCCGTCAGTCGGGCGGCAAGGGCCAGTACGGTCACGTGATCGTGAAGCTCGAGCCGAATGAAAAGGGTAAGGGCGTCGAGGTCATCAACGAGATCGTTGGTGGCGCGATTCCGAAGGAATTCGTCAAGCCCGCCACCGAAGGCATTCTCGAGGGCACGAACAACGGCGTCGTGGCCGGCTATCCGGTTGTCGACGTCAAGGTTCGCATCATCGACGGCTCCTTCCACGAGGTCGACTCCTCTGAACTCGCGTTCAAGATGGCTGGCATCTTCGCCCTCAAGGAAGCGATGAAGAAGGCGAACCCGATCCTCCTCGAACCCATCATGGGCGTCGAGGTGACCACGCCGGAAGATTATCAGGGCGATCTGATGGGAGACATCAATCGTCGTCGTGGCTCGATCCAGGGCATGGAAAATAAGAACGGCGCCTGCATCATTTCGGCGCACGTTCCGCTTGAGACGTTGTTCGGCTACGTCACGGACATCCGCTCGCTCTCCAAGGGCCGCGCGTCCGCGTCGATCACGCCGTCGCACTTCGAGCAGGTGCCGAATTCGCTCCTCGCCAAGATCGTCGAAACCTCCTCCAAGGCGCCCGCGCGCACCTAA
- the rpsC gene encoding 30S ribosomal protein S3, translating into MGQKTNPVGFRLAVRRNWQSRWYASKKDFPKLLNEDQVIREKLMEKLKQASVPRIFIERASNRVRVKIYTARPGIVIGRKGQEVENIKAELAKLTGKEILLDIQEVKKPEIEAQLVAENVALQLERRIAFRRAMKKAVEMAMALGAEGIRIQCSGRLGGADIARREWQRKGRVPLHTLRENIDYGFSEAHTVYGKIGVKCWICKKESDNS; encoded by the coding sequence ATGGGCCAAAAAACCAATCCCGTCGGTTTCCGTCTCGCTGTTCGCCGCAACTGGCAGTCCCGCTGGTACGCGAGCAAGAAGGATTTCCCGAAGCTTCTGAACGAGGACCAGGTCATCCGTGAGAAGCTCATGGAGAAGCTGAAGCAGGCCTCGGTGCCGCGCATCTTTATCGAGCGCGCCTCGAACCGCGTCCGCGTCAAGATCTACACCGCCCGCCCCGGCATCGTCATCGGTCGCAAGGGCCAGGAAGTGGAGAATATCAAGGCCGAGCTGGCCAAGCTCACCGGCAAGGAGATCCTCCTCGACATCCAGGAGGTCAAGAAGCCCGAGATCGAAGCGCAGCTCGTCGCCGAGAACGTCGCGCTCCAGCTCGAACGCCGCATTGCGTTCCGTCGCGCGATGAAGAAGGCGGTCGAAATGGCAATGGCGCTCGGCGCCGAGGGCATTCGTATCCAGTGCTCGGGTCGCCTTGGTGGCGCCGACATTGCTCGTCGTGAATGGCAGCGCAAGGGCCGCGTGCCGCTCCATACTCTGCGCGAGAACATCGATTACGGCTTCTCCGAAGCCCACACCGTGTACGGCAAGATCGGCGTCAAGTGCTGGATCTGCAAAAAGGAGTCCGACAACAGCTAA
- the rplP gene encoding 50S ribosomal protein L16, which produces MALAPARTKYRKSQKGSRAGNAKRGNTLAFGDFGLQSLTRGPMTGQQIEAARVTISRHLKRKGKLWIRVFPHKPVTKKPAEVRMGQGKGPVEFYVAVVKPGAVLFELAGVPINTAKEAFRLADAKLPFHCRFIAREGAAS; this is translated from the coding sequence ATGGCTCTCGCTCCCGCCCGTACAAAATATCGCAAGTCGCAGAAAGGCTCCCGCGCCGGCAATGCGAAGCGTGGCAACACGCTCGCGTTCGGCGATTTCGGCCTCCAGTCGCTCACCCGTGGGCCCATGACCGGCCAGCAGATCGAGGCCGCTCGCGTCACCATCTCGCGGCACCTCAAGCGCAAGGGCAAACTCTGGATTCGCGTTTTCCCGCACAAGCCGGTCACCAAGAAGCCCGCTGAGGTCCGCATGGGCCAGGGCAAAGGCCCGGTCGAGTTCTACGTCGCCGTCGTCAAACCCGGCGCCGTCCTCTTTGAACTCGCTGGCGTGCCCATCAACACGGCGAAGGAAGCGTTCCGCCTCGCCGACGCCAAACTGCCGTTCCACTGCCGCTTCATCGCGCGGGAAGGCGCCGCCAGCTGA
- the rplV gene encoding 50S ribosomal protein L22 has translation MEVQALTRYARMSPKKVREVARTIQGRKASEAVDYLTLIPRKSARLIAKTLKSAIANAENNNNLSADSLTVKLALIENGPVLKRFKAAARGSAAPRRKKMSHIRIVLTDGETNS, from the coding sequence ATGGAAGTTCAAGCCCTCACTCGCTACGCGCGCATGTCACCGAAGAAGGTGCGCGAAGTCGCCCGCACGATCCAAGGCCGCAAGGCCTCGGAGGCGGTCGATTATTTGACCCTGATCCCGCGCAAGTCGGCCCGCCTCATCGCGAAGACGCTGAAGAGCGCGATCGCGAACGCCGAGAACAACAACAACCTCTCGGCTGATTCGCTCACCGTGAAGCTCGCGTTGATCGAGAACGGACCGGTCCTCAAGCGCTTCAAGGCGGCCGCTCGTGGCTCCGCTGCCCCCCGCCGCAAGAAAATGTCGCACATCCGCATCGTCCTCACCGACGGCGAAACCAACTCCTGA
- the rplN gene encoding 50S ribosomal protein L14, with protein sequence MIQLRSILDVADNTGARKAALIQRMGQPTPYAHVGDIVTVHIKESTTDATVKKGEVAKAVVVRTKAPIRRADGSYLRFDSNAIVIIDATNNPKGTRIFGPVARELRAKNFMKIISLAPEVL encoded by the coding sequence ATGATTCAACTGCGCTCCATCCTCGACGTCGCCGACAACACCGGCGCGCGCAAAGCCGCTCTCATTCAGCGTATGGGCCAGCCCACGCCCTACGCTCACGTCGGTGACATCGTCACCGTCCACATCAAGGAGAGCACGACCGACGCGACCGTCAAAAAGGGCGAGGTCGCGAAAGCCGTCGTCGTCCGCACCAAGGCGCCCATCCGTCGTGCCGACGGCAGCTACCTGCGCTTCGACAGCAACGCGATCGTCATCATCGACGCGACCAACAATCCCAAGGGTACCCGTATCTTCGGTCCGGTGGCCCGAGAACTGCGCGCGAAGAACTTCATGAAGATCATCTCGCTCGCTCCGGAAGTCCTCTGA
- the rpsJ gene encoding 30S ribosomal protein S10 codes for MKGQRIRIKLQGFDYRVIDQSAQDIVETAKRSGARVSGPIPLPTRIEKLSVNRSPHVDKKSMEQFETRTHKRLIDIIEPTAQTVDELKKLNLPSGVDITINV; via the coding sequence ATGAAAGGCCAACGAATTCGCATCAAACTCCAGGGCTTCGACTATCGCGTGATCGATCAGTCGGCTCAGGACATCGTCGAAACCGCCAAGCGCTCCGGCGCGCGCGTGTCCGGACCGATTCCGCTGCCCACCCGCATCGAGAAGCTTTCCGTCAATCGCTCGCCCCACGTCGACAAGAAGTCGATGGAGCAGTTCGAGACCCGCACGCACAAGCGGCTCATCGATATCATCGAACCCACCGCGCAGACCGTGGACGAGCTGAAGAAGCTCAACCTGCCGTCGGGCGTCGACATCACGATCAACGTTTAA
- the rplX gene encoding 50S ribosomal protein L24, whose protein sequence is MKKFHIKRGDTVVVIAGSQKGKSGKVIEVLPAKERARIEGIAMIKRHEKKSEKNPQGAITEREGSVHISNLMLQADFDASTRRKKNEAKA, encoded by the coding sequence ATGAAGAAGTTTCACATCAAACGCGGCGACACGGTCGTCGTCATCGCCGGCTCCCAGAAGGGCAAGTCGGGCAAGGTCATCGAGGTGCTCCCCGCCAAGGAGCGCGCCCGCATCGAGGGTATCGCGATGATCAAGCGCCACGAGAAGAAGTCGGAGAAGAACCCCCAGGGCGCCATCACCGAGCGCGAGGGTTCCGTCCACATCTCGAACCTGATGCTCCAGGCTGACTTCGACGCCTCCACGCGCCGGAAGAAGAACGAAGCGAAGGCCTGA
- the rplC gene encoding 50S ribosomal protein L3 — MISEILGRKLGMTQVYDAQNVLVPVTVVEAGPCTVVQVKTVETDGYNAVQIGFSSKKAKNTSSAELGHAKKAGLEAAPRVLAEVRLASAPTLKVGDVVNASAFTEGQTVDVLGVTKGKGFQGVVRRFRVAGGPAAHGSMFHRRIGAIGMRQTPGRTWKNQAMPGHMGQVCRTVQNLQIVKVIAEKNLLLVKGAIPGANGDDVIVRTAIKGQRTAPAAAAPEAKSAAAKK, encoded by the coding sequence ATGATCTCCGAAATTTTAGGTCGGAAACTCGGTATGACGCAGGTCTACGATGCACAGAACGTGCTCGTGCCCGTCACCGTGGTTGAAGCCGGACCCTGTACTGTGGTCCAGGTCAAGACCGTCGAAACCGACGGCTACAACGCCGTTCAGATCGGCTTCTCCTCCAAGAAGGCAAAGAACACCTCGAGCGCCGAGCTCGGCCACGCCAAGAAGGCGGGTCTTGAAGCCGCGCCCCGCGTGCTTGCTGAAGTTCGCCTTGCTTCTGCCCCTACGCTCAAAGTCGGCGATGTCGTGAACGCCTCTGCCTTTACTGAAGGCCAGACGGTTGACGTTCTCGGTGTCACGAAGGGCAAGGGCTTCCAAGGCGTTGTTCGTCGTTTCCGCGTTGCCGGCGGTCCCGCCGCTCACGGTTCGATGTTCCATCGCCGAATCGGCGCGATCGGTATGCGCCAGACGCCTGGCCGCACCTGGAAGAACCAAGCCATGCCTGGTCACATGGGCCAGGTCTGCCGCACCGTGCAGAATCTTCAGATCGTGAAGGTCATCGCTGAGAAGAACCTCCTGCTCGTCAAGGGAGCGATTCCCGGCGCCAACGGCGACGACGTCATTGTCCGCACCGCCATCAAGGGTCAGCGCACGGCTCCGGCCGCTGCCGCGCCTGAGGCCAAATCGGCCGCCGCGAAGAAATAA